The Diospyros lotus cultivar Yz01 chromosome 15, ASM1463336v1, whole genome shotgun sequence genome has a window encoding:
- the LOC127792002 gene encoding ubiquitin carboxyl-terminal hydrolase 25-like, whose protein sequence is MALQMTWQPTLRRHNQKQRKQGSPPLGLRNLGNSCYLNSVLQCLTFTPPLANFCLSFRHSSSCDLAEADKKRDCPFCILEKRIARSLSVDLAQDSPRKMNSSLKTFAEHFRLGRQEDAHEFLRYVIDSCHNACLGLKKLKWRKGGDTSCSGGNEGFSSTVVKEIFGGAIQSQVKCLVCGAESNKVDEIMDLSLDVLHSGSLRDCLQKFFQAENLDGNNKYKCENCKKLVVARKQMFLLQAPNVLVIQLKRFEGIFGGKIDKAIAFDEFLVLASYMCKASKVQDPHPEYKLFGTIVHSGFSPDSGHYYAYVKDATCRWYCCNDSYVKLSNLQEVLSEKVYILFFSRTKQRPAPASTALPSSGVKPKECNGSDVPINRKVDDSRKAAYMDQSVENSVDNLNRSEVNKVPSSPQANKSNSGKNSTQKSLATSNAKIDCSTGNNGDAKASLSAKSEKSNASLGGNGVMEGKAVKAVDGENSQVFPLVHGNGKTKSVPAMSAEVGMREDSHGRNGIKIGRGANWPKLQNGGANCCSDILRSKRKLEDENSCILFAQDIHSQEKLKQFKETLGKEASSILRSCGWTDEVYHSMLSRKKACSLETGNMASHGNELRKSLITNARGNFISKIPESLKETLINRLRSFSQEK, encoded by the exons ATGGCCTTGCAAATGACTTGGCAGCCGACTCTCCGCCGCCACAACCAGAAGCAGCGCAAGCAAGGAAGCCCTCCCCTCGGCCTCCGAAACCTTGGCAATTCCTGCTACCTCAATAGCGTCCTCCAGTGCCTCACCTTCACTCCTCCTCTCGCCAATTTCTGCCTCTCCTTCCGACACTCCTCCTCCT GTGACTTGGCGGAGGCCGACAAGAAGCGGGACTGTCCGTTCTGTATTTTGGAGAAGCGGATCGCGAGGTCTCTGAGCGTTGATCTGGCGCAGGACTCGCCTCGGAAGATGAACAGTTCTCTGAAGACTTTCGCCGAACACTTTCGCCTCGGTCGCCAGGAGGACGCCCACGAATTTCTCCGCTACGTGATTGACTCCTGCCACAACGCCTGCCTCGGTCTCAAGAAGCTAAAATGGCGCAAGGGCGGCGACACCAGCTGCAGCGGAGGAAACGAGGGGTTTTCTTCTACGGTGGTGAAGGAGATTTTCGGGGGTGCTATTCAGAGTCAGGTGAAGTGTCTGGTCTGTGGTGCCGAGTCCAATAAGGTCGACGAGATTATGGACTTGAGTCTTGATGTGTTGCATAGTGGTTCTCTCAGAGACTGTCTGCAGAAGTTTTTCCAAGCGGAGAATTTGGATGGGAATAACAAGTACAAGTGTGAGAA TTGTAAAAAATTGGTGGTGGCAAGGAAGCAAATGTTTTTACTTCAAGCGCCTAATGTCCTTGTGATCCAACTCAAG AGGTTTGAGGGCATATTTGGTGGGAAAATTGATAAGGCAATTGCGTTTGATGAATTTTTGGTGCTTGCAAGTTACATGTGCAAAGCAAGCAAGGTGCAG GATCCACATCCAGAGTATAAACTGTTTGGTACAATTGTGCATTCTGGCTTCTCACCAGATTCTGGACACTATTATGCATACGTCAAG GATGCAACATGCCGTTGGTATTGCTGCAATGATTCTTATGTTAAACTTTCAAATCTGCAAGAGGTTTTGTCAGAGAAGGTTTACATCCTATTCTTTTCTCGTACTAAACAAAGGCCAGCACCTGCCAGCACTGCATTGCCTTCCAGTGGGGTGAAGCCTAAAGAGTGCAATGGCAGTGATGTACCCATAAATAGAAAGGTAGATGATTCTAGAAAAGCAGCGTACATGGATCAATCTGTTGAAAATTCTGTGGATAATTTGAACAGGTCTGAGGTCAATAAAGTGCCTTCTAGTCCACAAGCCAATAAAAGTAACTCTGGAAAAAATAGTACTCAAAAGTCTCTTGCTACTTCCAATGCAAAAATTGACTGTTCCACTGGAAATAATGGGGATGCCAAAGCCTCGCTTTCTGCAAAGAGTGAGAAGAGTAATGCATCATTGGGTGGAAATGGTGTTATGGAAGGTAAAGCAGTTAAAGCAGTTGATGGTGAGAACAGCCAAGTATTTCCCTTAGTACATGGGAATGGTAAGACCAAGAGTGTACCTGCTATGTCTGCAGAAGTGGGCATGCGTGAAGACAGTCATGGAAGAAATGGAATCAAAATTGGAAGAGGAGCAAACTGGCCTAAATTGCAGAATGGTGGTGCTAACTGCTGCTCTGATATCTTGAGGTCAAAGAGGAAATTAGAGGATGAGAATTCGTGCATTTTGTTTGCTCAAGATATTCATTCTCAAGAAAAACTTAAACAATTCAAAGAAAC TCTAGGAAAAGAAGCTTCTTCAATTCTGCGATCATGTGGTTGGACAGACGAAGTTTATCATTCCATGCTTTCTAGAAAAAAAGCATGTTCTCTAGAAACAGGCAATATGGCATCACACGGCAATGAATTAAG GAAGTCGTTGATAACAAATGCCAGAggaaattttatatcaaaaattcCAGAATCCTTGAAAGAGACCCTTATTAACCGTCTCAGATCTTTTAGCCAGGAAAAATAG